Proteins co-encoded in one Paenibacillus thermoaerophilus genomic window:
- a CDS encoding MFS transporter: MNQRLLLVAAIVFLVFVGFGIIIPVMPSLMSPTHLSWMLAAYSVASFLMSPVWGALSDRIGRRPVLLLGLTGFAVSFALFGLASGELWLMYVSRLLGGLFSGATMACAVAYVADITTEEKRTSGMGLIGMAIGLGFVFGPGMGGLLSALGSSVPFFVASALTVGTLLLASAKLPESLSPDKRGRTRAAGQSRWSAFRGVLRPLYMLSFIVTFSMTGMETTIFYFLGHAIDADSRDMGILLTISGLVGALIQGGVVRRFVKRGDEVKVVSIGLVLSAAGLWLLLASSSFWTSALYLSVFAVGNALIRPCVTSLITLKAGNDYGAASGLSSAMDSLGRIVGPLAGGYLYLAGMNWPFAAGGLLCLLSLGFVVWFMRADRTAEVKASA, encoded by the coding sequence ATGAATCAACGACTGCTCCTTGTCGCGGCGATCGTCTTTCTTGTTTTTGTCGGATTCGGCATCATCATTCCGGTGATGCCGAGCCTGATGAGCCCGACGCATCTGTCCTGGATGCTCGCCGCGTATTCGGTTGCGTCCTTCCTCATGTCCCCGGTCTGGGGAGCCTTGTCGGACCGGATCGGCCGCAGGCCGGTGCTGCTGCTCGGCTTGACGGGTTTCGCGGTCAGCTTCGCCCTGTTCGGCCTCGCATCGGGCGAGTTGTGGCTGATGTACGTTTCGCGGCTGCTGGGCGGATTGTTCTCGGGCGCGACGATGGCTTGCGCCGTCGCTTATGTCGCCGACATCACAACCGAGGAGAAACGAACCTCCGGCATGGGCTTGATCGGGATGGCGATCGGCCTCGGCTTCGTCTTCGGCCCGGGCATGGGGGGACTGCTGAGCGCCTTGGGCAGCTCCGTTCCTTTTTTTGTGGCGAGCGCCCTGACGGTGGGCACGCTGCTGCTCGCCTCGGCCAAGCTGCCGGAATCGCTCTCGCCCGACAAGCGGGGAAGAACCCGCGCGGCCGGCCAATCCCGATGGAGCGCCTTCCGGGGCGTGCTTCGGCCGCTGTACATGCTGTCGTTTATCGTGACGTTTTCCATGACGGGGATGGAAACGACGATCTTTTATTTCCTCGGCCATGCGATCGATGCCGATTCGCGGGATATGGGCATTTTGCTGACGATCAGCGGCTTGGTCGGCGCCTTGATTCAAGGGGGAGTCGTGCGGCGGTTCGTCAAGCGCGGCGACGAGGTCAAGGTCGTCTCGATCGGCCTCGTGCTTTCCGCCGCGGGATTGTGGCTGCTGCTGGCGTCGTCGAGCTTCTGGACGTCGGCGCTGTACCTGAGCGTGTTCGCCGTCGGCAACGCGCTGATCCGGCCCTGCGTCACCTCGCTGATTACGCTGAAGGCCGGGAACGATTACGGGGCGGCATCCGGTTTAAGCTCCGCGATGGACAGCTTGGGGCGTATCGTCGGCCCGCTGGCCGGAGGGTATTTGTACCTGGCCGGGATGAATTGGCCGTTCGCGGCGGGAGGTCTCTTGTGCCTGCTGTCCTTGGGATTTGTCGTCTGGTTCATGCGGGCGGACCGGACCGCAGAGGTAAAAGCGAGCGCATGA
- a CDS encoding LacI family DNA-binding transcriptional regulator, with amino-acid sequence MSVTIKDIARMANVSHTTVSRALNDSPLINAETKERIKQIARSLNYTPNFNAKSLVLERSYNIGLFFSTLRSGTSATFFYSAVAGVNGLIHGKYNLVVKGIDDYLEGAPLSRKMFDGILVVSQSSDDMGFIRAVREAGIPLVVLNRSPEGVASIRADDRIGSDRITQYMIDQGHTELAMIEGMPGFSSSYERKQGFIQALVRNGIDPAPHRFVPGNYDVESGYRGMRLLLEQERLPTAVFCANDDMAVGAMKAVQEAGLKVPDDISLAGFDDSSFARYLTPALTTVRRPIEQISRLGTERLLDMIDRKTRPDKAEAELIDTVLVIRDSVKRITR; translated from the coding sequence TTGAGCGTTACGATCAAGGATATCGCTCGTATGGCCAACGTTTCGCACACGACCGTGTCGCGGGCGCTGAACGACAGTCCGCTGATCAATGCCGAGACGAAAGAACGGATCAAGCAAATTGCCCGTTCGCTTAATTATACGCCGAACTTTAACGCCAAAAGTCTCGTGCTCGAACGATCGTACAATATCGGCTTGTTCTTCTCCACGCTGCGGTCGGGGACGTCGGCCACGTTCTTCTATTCCGCCGTGGCCGGTGTCAACGGCTTGATTCACGGCAAGTACAACCTCGTCGTCAAAGGAATTGACGACTATCTGGAAGGCGCTCCCCTGTCGCGCAAGATGTTCGACGGCATTCTCGTCGTCAGCCAAAGCTCGGACGATATGGGCTTTATTCGCGCTGTCCGGGAAGCGGGCATTCCGCTGGTCGTCCTGAACCGCTCGCCCGAAGGCGTCGCCAGCATAAGGGCCGACGACCGCATCGGCTCCGACCGGATCACGCAGTACATGATCGACCAAGGGCATACCGAGCTGGCCATGATCGAGGGCATGCCCGGCTTCAGCTCGTCTTACGAGCGCAAGCAAGGGTTTATCCAGGCGCTGGTCCGCAACGGCATCGATCCGGCTCCGCACCGTTTCGTTCCCGGCAACTACGACGTGGAGAGCGGTTACCGCGGCATGCGTCTGCTGCTGGAGCAGGAGCGGCTGCCGACGGCGGTGTTTTGCGCCAACGACGATATGGCGGTCGGCGCGATGAAGGCCGTCCAGGAAGCGGGGCTGAAGGTTCCGGACGATATATCGCTGGCGGGCTTTGACGACAGCAGCTTTGCGCGATACTTGACGCCCGCGCTGACGACCGTCCGCAGACCGATCGAACAGATCAGCCGGCTGGGAACCGAACGGCTGCTCGACATGATCGACCGCAAGACCCGGCCGGACAAGGCCGAAGCCGAGCTGATCGACACCGTGCTGGTTATCCGCGATTCCGTCAAACGCATCACCCGTTAA
- a CDS encoding ATP-binding protein: protein MSIRIWISFYVLFVLVITGFKGLYGDVWVVLAGIALAVSLLLTKHPLWVAAATALNALLHAEVGTHFWIAIYYWLMGENNFLRPSLLRSMPVWSSNLLLLILHRWSLQGNDLYLFATTAAGDLLIGCCVLAVTSNMRKAVIKTKEQYEERARLSSHDSLTGLYNYDIFHKRLEMHLCEYDRLTVLLLDCTDLKTMNDTQGFSEGDRLLKQIADVLRIFFPDALLIARYGGDEFAMAIRNDEGGRSLETIRQKLDVDIPKLTGIQVTYGIATYPVDGLTKDDLIVVAEKRLFSMKREIWLQREDHLLRSEKMRMVGELASGMAHEIRNPLTTVRGFLQIAKSNQYNIEPWYDLMMQEITRMSELTAEFLQFSKPHASSYRLKPLNGCIVRVMQLMESESIRTGISIVYTGPEEPVSVLMDPDKIVQVLLNLVKNAYEAMEDGGTVTIDLSVRGEYAVLEVRDQGKGIPEKELEKIFRPFFTTKEFGTGLGLSICQKIVQDHEGIIEVETVTGQGTTFRITLPLGVAQKHA, encoded by the coding sequence TTGTCCATTCGAATCTGGATTTCGTTCTACGTGTTGTTCGTGCTCGTCATAACGGGATTCAAGGGGTTATATGGAGATGTTTGGGTGGTGTTGGCGGGGATCGCGTTGGCGGTATCCCTGCTGCTGACGAAACACCCGTTATGGGTAGCTGCCGCTACAGCGTTAAATGCGCTGCTTCACGCGGAGGTCGGCACCCACTTCTGGATCGCCATTTACTACTGGCTGATGGGGGAGAACAATTTTTTGCGGCCGTCGTTGCTGCGCTCGATGCCGGTCTGGAGCTCGAACCTCCTGCTGTTGATTTTGCACCGGTGGTCCCTGCAAGGGAACGACCTTTATCTTTTTGCGACAACCGCGGCGGGCGATCTGCTGATCGGCTGCTGCGTGCTGGCCGTCACGTCGAACATGCGGAAAGCCGTCATCAAGACGAAGGAGCAGTACGAGGAGAGGGCGAGGCTGTCTTCGCACGACTCGCTGACCGGGCTGTACAACTACGACATTTTTCACAAACGGCTGGAGATGCACCTGTGCGAATACGACCGCCTGACGGTGCTGCTGCTCGATTGCACCGACCTGAAGACGATGAACGATACGCAAGGGTTCAGCGAAGGAGACCGGCTGCTGAAGCAGATCGCGGACGTGCTGCGCATCTTTTTCCCGGATGCGCTCCTCATCGCCCGATACGGCGGGGACGAATTCGCCATGGCGATCCGCAACGACGAAGGCGGCAGGTCGCTGGAGACGATCCGGCAAAAACTGGACGTCGATATCCCGAAACTGACGGGCATTCAAGTTACATACGGCATCGCCACTTACCCGGTCGACGGGCTGACGAAGGACGACCTGATCGTCGTGGCGGAGAAACGGCTGTTCTCCATGAAGAGGGAGATCTGGCTGCAGCGGGAGGATCATCTGCTGCGGTCGGAAAAAATGAGGATGGTCGGGGAACTGGCGTCGGGCATGGCGCACGAGATCCGCAATCCGCTGACGACCGTCAGAGGTTTTTTGCAGATCGCCAAATCCAATCAGTACAACATCGAACCGTGGTATGACCTGATGATGCAGGAAATTACGCGGATGAGCGAGCTGACGGCCGAATTTCTGCAATTTTCCAAGCCGCACGCCTCGTCTTACCGGCTGAAGCCGCTGAACGGCTGCATCGTTCGGGTGATGCAACTGATGGAGAGCGAATCGATCCGAACCGGAATCTCGATCGTATATACGGGTCCCGAGGAGCCGGTATCGGTGCTGATGGACCCCGACAAAATCGTTCAGGTGCTGCTGAATCTGGTGAAAAACGCGTACGAAGCGATGGAGGACGGCGGCACGGTGACGATCGACCTGTCGGTCCGCGGCGAATACGCGGTGCTGGAAGTCAGGGACCAAGGAAAAGGCATTCCGGAGAAGGAGCTGGAGAAAATATTCCGGCCTTTCTTCACGACCAAGGAGTTCGGCACGGGGCTGGGGCTGTCGATCTGCCAAAAAATCGTGCAGGATCACGAGGGGATTATCGAGGTCGAAACAGTAACAGGGCAAGGTACAACCTTTCGGATTACCTTGCCCTTGGGAGTCGCGCAGAAACACGCGTAA
- a CDS encoding SAV0927 family protein, with the protein MFEKIYDSVEQAQVQYIGYISDASKYDFAIVFSSHFFGKPLVVCLQTNRASILGTDDLDDLPHLLKLFDIKDLEEGKELADLLRRRMPEPHFDDPY; encoded by the coding sequence ATGTTCGAGAAAATTTACGATTCCGTTGAACAAGCGCAAGTCCAATACATCGGATATATATCCGATGCGTCCAAGTACGATTTTGCGATTGTATTTTCGAGCCATTTTTTCGGCAAGCCGCTGGTGGTCTGCCTGCAGACGAACAGAGCTTCGATTCTCGGAACCGACGATCTCGACGACCTGCCGCATCTCTTGAAGCTGTTTGATATCAAAGATTTGGAGGAAGGCAAAGAATTGGCCGATCTGCTGCGTAGACGGATGCCCGAACCGCACTTCGACGACCCATATTGA
- a CDS encoding DUF1292 domain-containing protein, with amino-acid sequence MANHEHEHDENCGCEEEEVFVVTDENGVDHEMIMVFTFEADEHAYAVLLDRNDPEADGIIFKLQEEGEEAYLVPIEDDAEWERVASIYEQLAAEENEG; translated from the coding sequence ATGGCCAACCACGAGCACGAGCACGACGAGAATTGCGGCTGCGAAGAAGAGGAAGTGTTTGTCGTCACGGACGAAAACGGTGTCGACCATGAGATGATCATGGTGTTCACCTTTGAAGCAGACGAGCATGCCTACGCCGTGCTCCTGGACCGCAACGATCCGGAAGCGGACGGCATTATCTTCAAACTCCAGGAGGAGGGCGAAGAGGCCTACCTGGTTCCGATCGAGGACGATGCGGAATGGGAACGGGTGGCGAGCATATACGAGCAACTGGCGGCCGAGGAGAACGAGGGCTGA
- a CDS encoding aminotransferase class I/II-fold pyridoxal phosphate-dependent enzyme → MDHTRTPLFSALERHAANQPLQFHIPGHKKGAGMDEEFRRFVGDNVLSIDLINIAPLDDLHQPTGVIEEAQRLAADAFGADYTFFSVQGTSTAIMTMILSVCSQGDKIIVPRNVHKSVLSAIIFAGAKPVFLSPVRDTRLGIDHGITLSSVRKALERHPDAKGVLVINPTYFGICANLKEIVDLVHSYDIPVLVDEAHGVLMHFHDTLPMSAMQAGADMAATSVHKLGGSMTQSSVLNVQGTRVNAKRIQTIISMLTTTSTSYPLLASLDCSRRHLALHGREIAEKAIQLAQNARRRINGIPGLYCFGEELLGTEATYAYDPMKLTIHVRHLGITGYEAENWLRDHYNIEIELSDMYNILCLVTPGDDESTVSRLVEALAEMSRVFHNTREARELVIKTPPIPQLVMTPRDAFYGDTEVIPFEESADRIIAEFIYVYPPGIPILLPGEVISQENIDFIMEHVQVGLPVKGPEDRSVKNIKVIVERKPIF, encoded by the coding sequence GTGGACCACACGCGCACTCCGCTGTTCTCCGCCCTGGAGCGACACGCGGCCAACCAACCGCTTCAATTCCACATCCCCGGCCATAAAAAAGGGGCCGGCATGGACGAGGAATTCCGCCGATTCGTCGGTGACAATGTGTTATCCATCGACCTCATCAACATCGCACCGCTCGACGACCTGCACCAACCGACAGGCGTCATCGAGGAAGCGCAGCGGCTGGCCGCCGACGCGTTCGGCGCGGATTATACGTTTTTTTCCGTACAAGGCACAAGCACGGCCATCATGACCATGATTTTGTCCGTCTGCTCCCAGGGAGACAAAATCATCGTGCCGCGCAACGTCCATAAGTCCGTCTTGTCCGCAATCATCTTCGCGGGGGCGAAACCCGTATTCCTCTCCCCCGTACGCGATACGCGGCTCGGGATCGATCACGGGATTACGCTGTCATCCGTGCGCAAAGCGCTGGAGCGCCATCCCGACGCCAAGGGCGTTCTCGTCATTAATCCGACGTACTTCGGCATATGCGCCAACCTAAAGGAAATCGTCGATCTCGTCCACAGCTACGACATACCGGTGCTTGTCGACGAAGCTCACGGGGTCCTGATGCATTTCCATGATACTCTTCCGATGTCGGCAATGCAAGCGGGCGCGGATATGGCCGCGACCAGCGTGCACAAGCTCGGAGGCTCCATGACGCAGAGCTCGGTGCTGAACGTTCAGGGCACGAGGGTTAACGCCAAGCGCATCCAGACGATCATCAGCATGCTGACGACGACGTCGACGTCTTATCCGCTTCTGGCTTCGCTTGACTGCTCGCGGCGGCATCTCGCGTTGCATGGCCGGGAGATCGCGGAGAAAGCGATCCAACTCGCCCAGAACGCCCGGCGCCGCATCAACGGCATACCGGGGCTGTACTGCTTCGGCGAAGAGCTGCTCGGCACGGAGGCGACCTACGCCTACGACCCGATGAAGCTGACCATTCACGTGCGCCATCTGGGCATCACCGGCTACGAGGCGGAAAACTGGCTGCGCGACCACTACAACATCGAGATCGAACTGAGCGACATGTACAACATCCTATGCCTGGTCACCCCCGGCGACGACGAATCGACGGTATCCCGGCTGGTGGAGGCGCTGGCGGAGATGTCGCGCGTGTTCCACAATACGCGGGAGGCGCGCGAGCTGGTGATCAAGACGCCGCCGATCCCGCAGCTCGTGATGACGCCGCGCGACGCGTTCTACGGCGATACCGAGGTCATCCCGTTCGAAGAATCCGCAGACCGCATTATCGCCGAATTCATCTATGTGTACCCGCCGGGAATTCCGATCCTGCTGCCCGGAGAAGTGATCTCGCAAGAGAACATCGACTTCATTATGGAGCACGTTCAGGTCGGCTTGCCGGTCAAAGGCCCGGAAGACCGCAGCGTCAAAAATATCAAAGTCATCGTGGAACGAAAACCGATCTTCTAA
- a CDS encoding MFS transporter has product MKPLGKARLAASETGSRFVLQLLAIMFLVEFVKGALLVSVLPLYLDNVLRFSGFLIGLTFALQYMGDNLFRSPIGWAIDRIGYKPVMFAGVLLTMTSVSLLKWSSDPFWVVAACALLGVGTSPLWPCVMTAATSRGGEKAQSTVISTIYLAWFSGVGIGPIVINFFEDVRYETPLNILLAMSAAGIALAMTLPRGERSSDRADGQPEQAGPAPVGRGRIGRIKAYFAEAHAALTVRPIFYPALFLQTFALGLLIPVLTIYAREVLHFTAKQYSLLLLIGGAVTALLMVPVGRMCDRWGIMRFSSAGFLLSGGALLLFTLGRDFVYVVAMVVLLGTGYALLIPAWNALVATAVPKEKRGAIWGFFLTIEGLGTVSGSVASGLLRDWAGHEAPFIVSGTVLLVLFVAQLFIFPRRLLTS; this is encoded by the coding sequence TTGAAACCGCTCGGGAAAGCGCGATTGGCGGCATCGGAAACCGGCTCCCGGTTCGTGCTCCAGCTTCTCGCCATCATGTTTTTGGTCGAATTCGTCAAAGGCGCGCTGCTGGTCAGCGTCCTGCCGCTGTACTTGGACAATGTGCTCCGGTTCAGCGGCTTTCTGATCGGTCTCACCTTTGCGCTTCAATATATGGGAGACAACCTGTTCCGAAGCCCGATCGGCTGGGCGATCGACCGGATCGGCTACAAGCCGGTGATGTTCGCCGGCGTGCTGTTGACGATGACGTCCGTAAGCCTGCTCAAATGGTCGTCCGACCCGTTCTGGGTCGTCGCGGCATGCGCCCTGCTCGGCGTCGGCACGTCGCCGCTGTGGCCGTGCGTCATGACGGCCGCTACCTCGCGCGGCGGAGAGAAGGCGCAGAGCACCGTGATCAGCACGATCTATCTGGCGTGGTTCTCCGGGGTCGGAATCGGTCCGATCGTGATCAATTTTTTTGAAGATGTTCGCTACGAGACCCCTTTAAACATATTGCTGGCGATGAGCGCCGCGGGCATCGCTCTGGCGATGACGCTCCCGCGGGGAGAGCGCTCCTCCGACCGGGCGGACGGGCAGCCGGAACAAGCGGGGCCCGCTCCGGTCGGACGGGGGCGCATCGGCCGGATCAAGGCGTATTTCGCCGAAGCGCACGCCGCGCTTACGGTTCGTCCGATTTTTTATCCGGCGCTGTTTCTGCAGACGTTCGCGCTTGGTTTGCTTATTCCCGTCTTGACGATCTACGCCCGCGAGGTTCTGCATTTTACCGCGAAGCAGTACAGCCTGCTGCTTCTGATCGGCGGCGCCGTAACGGCGCTGCTCATGGTGCCCGTCGGCCGCATGTGCGACAGGTGGGGGATCATGCGGTTTTCTTCGGCGGGATTTTTGCTGAGCGGGGGGGCGCTGCTCCTGTTTACGCTCGGCCGCGATTTCGTTTATGTCGTCGCGATGGTTGTTTTGCTGGGGACAGGCTATGCGCTGCTGATCCCGGCCTGGAACGCGCTTGTCGCAACTGCGGTGCCCAAGGAGAAGCGGGGAGCGATCTGGGGCTTTTTCCTGACGATCGAAGGGCTCGGAACGGTCTCGGGTTCCGTTGCTTCGGGCCTGCTCCGCGATTGGGCCGGCCATGAGGCTCCGTTTATCGTCAGCGGAACCGTGCTGCTTGTCTTGTTCGTGGCGCAATTATTTATTTTTCCCAGGAGGCTTCTCACATCATGA
- a CDS encoding DUF1885 family protein, producing the protein MSQSAFITFVDGSAVESLTLDELRGWLERYQEQTAKTGKQLGWDYKEAAFPYVVETKPEGEGRWFYLKGINHLYRYILFGVGKREVNGKERHHVQVTLHEDCTHGDKGKANEFCKYLAKQLKAELHLFNGRVLYYNPRK; encoded by the coding sequence ATGAGTCAAAGCGCTTTCATTACGTTTGTGGACGGGTCCGCCGTCGAATCGCTTACGTTGGACGAACTGCGGGGCTGGCTGGAACGCTATCAGGAACAGACGGCCAAAACCGGCAAGCAGCTCGGCTGGGATTATAAAGAGGCCGCCTTTCCTTACGTCGTGGAGACGAAACCCGAAGGCGAAGGACGCTGGTTTTATTTAAAAGGAATCAATCATTTATACCGCTATATTTTGTTCGGAGTCGGCAAGCGCGAAGTAAACGGCAAGGAGCGCCATCACGTCCAAGTGACGCTGCACGAGGATTGCACGCACGGCGACAAAGGCAAAGCGAACGAATTCTGCAAATACCTCGCCAAGCAACTGAAAGCCGAGCTCCATCTGTTCAACGGCCGCGTGCTGTACTACAATCCGCGGAAGTAG
- a CDS encoding YktB family protein, with product MNHHVIGFQSSDFDVFTIPGLEARMQALIGQVRPKLQAVGDSLAPELSARCGEPMYAHVAKHARRTINPPDDSWVAWSSSKRGYKALPHFQVGLWSTHLFAQFAVIYEYPYKQAFAGKLLERIRDIRGLIPAHFVWSGNHMRPEAVRMSDLSDRDLEELFRRLAGVKQAELLCGIHLPRDSETAADGNRLLETVSEAFDVLLPLYRLAVRATS from the coding sequence ATGAACCATCATGTAATAGGATTCCAATCGTCCGATTTCGATGTCTTTACGATACCCGGACTTGAAGCGCGCATGCAGGCTTTGATCGGGCAAGTCCGCCCCAAGCTCCAGGCCGTCGGCGACTCCCTCGCCCCGGAGCTGTCCGCGCGCTGCGGCGAACCGATGTATGCGCACGTCGCCAAGCACGCCCGGCGCACGATCAACCCTCCGGACGACAGTTGGGTCGCCTGGTCGAGCTCCAAGCGCGGATACAAGGCGCTGCCTCATTTCCAGGTCGGCTTATGGTCGACGCACCTGTTCGCGCAATTCGCCGTTATCTACGAATACCCCTATAAGCAGGCGTTCGCCGGGAAGCTGCTGGAGCGGATTCGGGACATCCGCGGCCTTATCCCCGCTCATTTCGTCTGGTCGGGCAACCATATGAGACCCGAAGCCGTGCGGATGTCCGATCTGTCCGACCGGGATCTGGAGGAACTGTTCCGCAGACTGGCCGGCGTCAAACAGGCCGAGCTGCTGTGCGGCATTCATCTGCCCCGGGACAGCGAGACGGCGGCGGACGGGAACCGTCTGCTGGAGACGGTGAGCGAAGCGTTCGACGTCTTGCTGCCGCTGTATCGCCTGGCCGTCCGGGCAACCTCCTGA
- a CDS encoding stalk domain-containing protein encodes MKNRVRWKAAGLSAALMLSFAAGVWADDGIQKVEAYLRKDFKVTLNGKKQNLEHTPLVYNGFSYLPVREMSRLLGAEITWDEAGKTIGIIRPTLTPAPTPAVSLRPSQTPPPVSTPTPLPSDDRDLQEIWDATPTEMKLEQIVRYQVTYQGRPASWLGNVYNGTIFVRVEDAALSGLTVSGLKLTQEKLTETPYVSIDLLRTHMTEQPFFQTEPGPLVYGETDPKKIEVIKNYLGSYSDITHEIRAMGNNTYRLLVEYPQFTGDGKWSYRILTLSPNNTANGWYISSASSSSLPGAFKTSTPTP; translated from the coding sequence TTGAAAAACCGGGTGCGCTGGAAAGCGGCGGGCTTGTCCGCCGCGCTTATGCTGTCGTTCGCCGCGGGCGTTTGGGCGGATGACGGCATACAGAAGGTCGAAGCCTACTTGCGTAAGGATTTCAAGGTGACGCTGAACGGCAAAAAACAAAACCTCGAGCACACGCCGCTCGTGTATAACGGCTTCAGCTATTTGCCTGTGCGCGAAATGTCGCGCCTGCTGGGCGCAGAGATCACTTGGGACGAGGCGGGCAAAACGATCGGCATCATCCGGCCGACGCTGACTCCGGCGCCTACGCCGGCGGTCAGTCTGAGGCCGTCGCAGACGCCTCCGCCCGTCTCGACGCCGACCCCGCTGCCCTCGGACGATCGGGATCTGCAGGAGATCTGGGACGCGACGCCGACCGAGATGAAGCTGGAGCAGATCGTCCGCTATCAGGTGACCTATCAGGGCAGGCCGGCGTCCTGGCTCGGCAATGTGTACAACGGAACGATTTTTGTGCGCGTCGAGGACGCGGCGTTAAGCGGCTTGACGGTGTCCGGCCTGAAGCTGACGCAGGAGAAGCTGACCGAAACGCCGTACGTATCGATTGATCTGCTTCGGACGCATATGACCGAGCAGCCGTTTTTCCAAACGGAGCCGGGGCCGCTGGTCTACGGCGAGACCGATCCGAAGAAAATCGAAGTCATCAAAAATTATTTGGGCTCCTACTCGGACATTACGCACGAAATTCGCGCCATGGGCAACAACACGTACAGGCTGCTGGTGGAATACCCGCAGTTTACGGGGGACGGCAAATGGAGCTACCGAATCTTGACGCTGTCCCCGAACAATACGGCCAACGGCTGGTACATCTCCTCGGCTTCCTCTTCTTCGCTGCCGGGAGCGTTCAAGACGTCGACGCCGACGCCATAA
- a CDS encoding tagaturonate epimerase family protein, whose translation MSAWTQAIEALKAGRVPESTGELKVYPRSYAEYEGTRLVMAKAGYDKAILAAGASPLFDALEGQAEAGGKVCPLTHANRLVLNEYFPWTKPRAFGTQIATIGLGDRLGLAAPGHIKTVAGRDVRPILAQQSIRELNLTGRNYKEVVDAACFGAFQEGYRDGFGADGDHLKVDSDIQMAMDLGFTMLTLDCSEKIDNTIEGLDAAAIESKYAALPQEVRSRYESRYLNRSFDVGGHAISFDRAALMKNVLIYGQAIEFMVYVYETYITKAGREVDFEISIDETMTPTDPESHFLVANELYARGVTIYSMAPRFCGEFQKGIDYIGDLAQFERELIVHAAIADHFGYKLSIHSGSDKFSVFPIIAKYTKGRFHVKTAGTNWLEAVRTVAKVNPSLYRRMHAYALEHYKEALAYYHVTTDFAAIKPLDQVADEDLHTYMDENNARQMIHITYGILLQAKDADGRPLFKDEFYRTLSDQEEAYEASLRSHIGKHLELLGK comes from the coding sequence ATGTCTGCATGGACGCAAGCGATTGAAGCATTAAAAGCCGGCCGTGTTCCGGAGTCTACGGGCGAACTGAAAGTGTATCCCCGTTCGTATGCGGAATACGAGGGCACCAGGCTGGTAATGGCGAAGGCCGGATACGACAAAGCGATTTTGGCCGCAGGCGCAAGCCCGCTGTTCGACGCTCTGGAAGGGCAAGCCGAAGCCGGCGGCAAAGTTTGTCCGCTGACGCACGCCAACCGTCTCGTCCTGAACGAATATTTCCCGTGGACGAAACCGCGCGCCTTCGGCACGCAGATTGCGACGATCGGGCTCGGCGACCGTCTGGGTCTGGCGGCTCCCGGGCATATTAAAACGGTTGCGGGCCGCGACGTGCGCCCGATTCTCGCCCAGCAAAGCATCCGCGAGCTGAACCTGACGGGCCGCAACTACAAGGAAGTCGTCGACGCCGCTTGCTTCGGCGCGTTCCAGGAAGGCTACCGCGACGGCTTCGGCGCGGACGGCGACCATCTGAAGGTGGACTCCGACATACAAATGGCGATGGATCTCGGCTTTACGATGCTGACGCTGGACTGCTCCGAGAAAATCGACAATACCATCGAAGGGTTGGACGCCGCCGCCATCGAATCGAAGTACGCGGCGCTCCCGCAGGAGGTTCGCAGCCGTTACGAAAGCCGTTATTTGAACCGGTCGTTCGACGTCGGCGGACACGCCATCTCGTTCGACCGCGCGGCGCTGATGAAAAACGTGCTGATCTACGGGCAAGCCATCGAATTTATGGTGTACGTATACGAAACCTATATTACGAAAGCGGGCCGCGAGGTAGACTTTGAAATCTCCATCGACGAGACGATGACGCCGACCGATCCGGAGTCGCATTTCCTGGTCGCGAACGAGCTGTACGCCCGCGGCGTGACGATCTACAGCATGGCGCCGCGCTTCTGCGGCGAGTTCCAGAAAGGAATCGACTACATCGGCGACCTCGCGCAATTCGAGCGGGAGCTGATCGTGCACGCGGCGATCGCCGACCATTTCGGCTACAAGCTGAGCATCCATTCCGGCAGCGACAAATTCAGCGTATTCCCGATTATCGCGAAATACACGAAAGGGCGCTTCCACGTCAAAACGGCCGGCACGAACTGGCTGGAAGCCGTCCGCACCGTCGCGAAGGTCAACCCTTCGCTCTACCGCCGCATGCATGCTTACGCCCTGGAGCATTACAAGGAAGCGCTCGCGTATTACCACGTCACGACGGACTTCGCGGCGATCAAGCCGCTCGATCAGGTGGCCGACGAGGATCTGCACACGTATATGGACGAGAACAACGCCCGCCAAATGATCCATATCACGTACGGCATCCTGCTTCAGGCGAAAGACGCCGACGGCCGTCCGCTGTTCAAGGACGAGTTCTACCGGACGCTCAGCGACCAGGAAGAAGCGTACGAGGCTTCCCTGCGGAGCCATATCGGCAAGCATCTGGAGCTGCTCGGCAAGTAA